In the Candidatus Binatia bacterium genome, TCCGGAAGCTCTTCGAGCTGCACGGGCCCAATCGGGCTCGTGAACGCGTTGCGGGACAACACGCCCAGGGCACGCGTCAGTACGATCCTCGGCACGCTCATGCGGAACTGCAGTGCCTTCATGTTCGTGACCTCCTTGGGTCGCCGTGCTCGACGACGGACCTGCGTGGCTCTCTTCTCTGAGCGAGACCGATAAATCAAGAGCTTTGTCGATGTGGTCAGCAGCGCCGGTGTTGTGCGGCGCTCGACACGGGCATATCCGCCGGTGCAGCAGATGGATGGTGAGAAACGCGGGCTCTTATGGTGGATCGGAACAATCTTAGGCATCGGCCCGCGGCAACGTCATAACAATCAACATCAACCTCTTGCAGATCCAACCCGTTTCGGTGCAGAAGTCGCAGAGCATGCCGACCCGGATCTTTCTCTCCGCGGTGTCGGGCCAGTTCAAGGACTGTCGCGACGCGCTGGCCAGCGACCTACGCGCGATCGGCTGCGAGGTCAGGGTGCAGGAGGATTTTCAGCAGGGTCCGCGCACGCTCATCGAACACCTCGAGGAATACATCGCGCAATGCGATCGCGTCATCGCGCTGGTTGGTGACGCCTACGGCTGCGAGGCTTCGGGCGTTGCCGTCCCCGCCGTGAATCCGCCACGCTTCTACACACAGTGGGAATACTTCTTCACGCTCGGCGAGCGTCTCGACGGCTCTCTCGCGCCGCGCAAAGACCTCTACCTCTAACGCCGTGGCGCTCTCCTCGCCGTCGCCTGGAGCGGCCTTGTTAGACAGCGGTCAGCTCTTCACTTCCAAAGATCCCCATGCTTGATATTCCTCGGCGGTGCTTGTGCGGACAAGTGCACGGTCGATTACGTGTGACCATTGACCCGGATCATCCGTTGGCCGAACTACCACAGAGCGTCTAGCTTGGCTCAACAAGAGATTATTCAAGCCAATCGTTTCCTCCAGGCTTAGGGTCTGGGAGAGTGCGAACGGGACGTCGGTCTCTGCCGCCCGTTCCGGCCCGACCTGGAAGCACCTCGCGGGCGAGAGAGGATAAACACAGCGCCAGGCCTGCGTGCGCACCTCACCCGTGATTACGATCGGCACATCAGTACGCGGAAACGACATCCCCGCTGAGGGTACCAGTAGATGCCACCGGCGTTCATTGATTCGGCTATAGTATGCGCTGAAGACCTTGTCTTCCCCGAACAGGGTGAGGTACGCCCGTCGCATGGCTTCCGGGGTCGTTGGGTACGCCCACCTCTCAGCCTTGATCCGTCGGCTCAGTCCGGCTGCAAGAGTCGCCATGAACGCTGGCGTACGCAGATGCTGAAGGATCAGAAATGAGATCCAGAAGTAACGATCATGCGGGGTGAGAGGCAGATACTGG is a window encoding:
- a CDS encoding DUF4062 domain-containing protein, producing the protein MPTRIFLSAVSGQFKDCRDALASDLRAIGCEVRVQEDFQQGPRTLIEHLEEYIAQCDRVIALVGDAYGCEASGVAVPAVNPPRFYTQWEYFFTLGERLDGSLAPRKDLYL